A genomic region of Thermoflexus sp. contains the following coding sequences:
- a CDS encoding ComEA family DNA-binding protein: protein MSVRDRAPASASRGGDFWSTLRETIVLAATLASFLASAWLLRRPAPAPIQIVPPPTPAPTLTPTPKWIQVYLTGAVRAPGVYTVPQGVRIWTLLEQAGGAQADADLEALNLAAPVADGMHLHVPRRGEPPSATPTPSARLNLNTASVEALEQLPGIGPRTAQAIVDHRLKHGPFRRLEDLLAIPGIGPATLERIRPWVTIDPEP from the coding sequence ATGAGCGTCCGCGATCGAGCTCCGGCGTCTGCCTCCAGAGGAGGCGATTTCTGGTCAACCCTGCGAGAAACGATCGTGCTGGCGGCCACGCTGGCCAGTTTCCTGGCCAGCGCCTGGTTGCTCCGGCGCCCGGCTCCCGCGCCGATCCAGATCGTTCCGCCCCCGACCCCGGCACCGACCCTTACCCCCACCCCGAAGTGGATCCAGGTCTACCTGACCGGCGCCGTGCGAGCGCCCGGCGTCTACACCGTCCCCCAGGGAGTTCGAATCTGGACCCTGCTGGAGCAGGCGGGGGGCGCTCAGGCCGATGCGGATCTGGAGGCCCTCAATCTGGCCGCGCCGGTTGCGGATGGGATGCACCTGCATGTGCCCCGGCGCGGGGAGCCGCCATCGGCCACGCCCACCCCCTCCGCCCGCCTGAACCTGAACACGGCTTCCGTGGAAGCGCTGGAGCAGCTCCCCGGCATCGGGCCCCGGACCGCGCAGGCCATCGTCGATCACCGGCTCAAGCACGGCCCTTTCCGGCGCCTGGAGGATCTCCTGGCCATCCCGGGCATCGGCCCCGCTACCCTGGAGCGCATTCGCCCCTGGGTGACCATCGATCCGGAACCATGA
- a CDS encoding threonine synthase, with the protein MWLHCAACSHRWPYLRFEIRCPRCGGEWLDVVYDLEAVRRQWERVLRDRPFTMWRYRELLPLRQDLHIVTMDEGGTPLLRAENLGLMLGRPRLYIKDERQNPTGSFKDRQASLAISVAREAGLQEMVVASTGNVAISYAAYCARAGIQLWAFLVSSAPADKMREVALYGAEVIKVTGTYDQTKQVAARFAERRGLFLDRGIRSLAARESMKTLAFEIAEQLGWRAPDWYIQAVSGGMGPIGVWKGFRELQAMGLVDRVPRIGVIQAEGCAPIVESFREGREQARVVHTPRTRIATLATGDPGPAYPVLRRIVLETGGSMETVSDEETYRAMHLLAKMEGLSMEPAAAAAFAGAFKLIASGRIRPEETVVINASGHTFPVEKFALGEGWVHTLEAPAAPSEGFLTALDQLDPRSRRVLIVDDDPDAVRLIRRILQSRGVFYVEAAHRGDEALARIRAQPPDVILLDLMMPGMDGFALLEALKADEQLRRIPVLVITARSLAPEEQARLREQAYAVLEKGTFTDEHLLEDMLAALHAS; encoded by the coding sequence ATGTGGCTGCATTGCGCGGCCTGCAGTCATCGGTGGCCCTATCTCCGCTTCGAGATCCGCTGCCCGCGTTGCGGCGGCGAGTGGCTGGATGTCGTCTACGATCTGGAGGCCGTCCGCCGGCAGTGGGAGCGCGTGCTCCGCGACCGCCCCTTCACCATGTGGCGCTATCGGGAGCTTCTGCCCCTGCGCCAGGATCTCCACATCGTGACGATGGATGAGGGGGGAACGCCGCTTCTGCGGGCGGAGAACCTGGGGTTGATGCTGGGCCGTCCGCGCCTTTACATCAAGGACGAGCGCCAGAACCCCACGGGCTCTTTCAAGGACCGTCAGGCTTCCCTGGCCATCTCAGTGGCTCGGGAGGCCGGCCTGCAGGAGATGGTGGTGGCCTCCACCGGGAACGTGGCCATCTCCTATGCCGCCTACTGCGCCCGGGCCGGGATTCAGCTATGGGCCTTCTTGGTGAGCTCCGCGCCCGCGGACAAGATGCGGGAGGTCGCCCTGTATGGGGCGGAAGTCATCAAGGTGACCGGGACTTACGATCAGACCAAGCAGGTGGCGGCCCGGTTCGCCGAGCGGCGCGGGCTGTTCCTGGATCGGGGGATCCGGAGCCTGGCGGCACGGGAGAGTATGAAGACCCTCGCCTTCGAGATCGCGGAACAGCTCGGCTGGCGGGCGCCGGACTGGTATATCCAGGCGGTGAGCGGGGGGATGGGTCCCATTGGGGTGTGGAAAGGATTCCGGGAGCTCCAGGCCATGGGCCTGGTGGACCGGGTTCCACGCATCGGCGTTATCCAGGCGGAGGGCTGCGCGCCCATCGTGGAATCCTTCCGCGAGGGCCGGGAGCAGGCTCGGGTCGTCCATACGCCCCGCACCCGGATCGCCACGCTGGCGACCGGGGATCCGGGCCCGGCCTACCCGGTGCTGCGCCGCATCGTCCTGGAGACCGGGGGCTCTATGGAGACGGTGAGCGATGAGGAAACCTATCGGGCGATGCATCTGCTGGCCAAGATGGAAGGCCTCTCCATGGAGCCGGCGGCGGCCGCCGCCTTCGCCGGCGCCTTCAAGCTGATCGCCTCCGGGCGCATCCGGCCGGAGGAGACCGTGGTCATCAACGCGTCGGGGCATACCTTCCCGGTGGAGAAGTTCGCCCTGGGGGAGGGTTGGGTCCACACCCTGGAAGCCCCCGCTGCGCCTTCCGAGGGGTTCCTCACCGCATTAGACCAGCTGGATCCGCGCAGCCGGCGGGTGCTGATCGTGGACGACGACCCGGATGCGGTGCGGCTGATCCGGCGGATTCTGCAATCGCGAGGGGTTTTCTATGTGGAAGCCGCCCATCGGGGCGACGAGGCTCTGGCGCGGATCCGGGCGCAGCCGCCGGATGTGATCCTCCTGGATCTGATGATGCCCGGGATGGATGGCTTTGCTCTCCTGGAGGCGTTGAAAGCGGATGAGCAGCTGCGCCGCATTCCGGTCCTGGTGATCACCGCCCGGAGCCTGGCGCCGGAGGAACAGGCCCGTCTGCGCGAGCAGGCCTACGCGGTGCTGGAGAAGGGAACCTTCACCGATGAGCACCTGCTCGAGGACATGCTGGCCGCCCTCCATGCTTCGTAG
- a CDS encoding SWIM zinc finger family protein, translated as MVDSALIGKIEKARRYAEERDRFHFISFAVTVRGENNTHHVRYHEGNWTCDCEFFQHRGTCAHTMALERILEGML; from the coding sequence ATGGTGGACTCGGCGCTGATCGGCAAGATCGAGAAGGCCCGGCGCTACGCCGAGGAGCGGGATCGATTCCACTTCATCTCCTTCGCTGTCACGGTGCGCGGCGAGAACAACACCCACCACGTTCGCTACCACGAGGGGAACTGGACGTGCGACTGTGAGTTCTTCCAGCACCGCGGGACCTGCGCTCACACGATGGCGCTGGAGCGGATCCTGGAGGGGATGTTATAA
- the mtnA gene encoding S-methyl-5-thioribose-1-phosphate isomerase produces the protein MRSVEWHDGVLRLIDQRRLPHELVILECDTPQAVAEAIRTMAVRGAPAIGAAAAFGMALAALRSPASDRIGLLRDLEAAAALLKASRPTAVNLFWAVDRMLRRATDEGLEDPQALREALVAEAIRIAEEDVETNRRMGQFGAALIRDGDTILHHCNTGALATVDYGTALGVIRTAHEQGKRIHVLVDETRPRLQGARLTAWELLQLGIPFTVIADGAAGYYMRKGKVNIVLVGADRIAANGDVANKVGTYTLAVLAKEHGVPFYVVAPTSTIDPHTPNGDAIPIEERDEREVLEIEGVPIAPRGARAANPAFDVTPARYITGIVTERGILYPPFDLHIRRALGLESEG, from the coding sequence ATGCGCAGCGTGGAATGGCATGATGGCGTGCTTCGTCTGATCGACCAGCGACGCCTGCCCCATGAGCTGGTGATCCTGGAGTGTGACACCCCGCAGGCGGTCGCGGAGGCCATTCGCACCATGGCGGTCCGCGGGGCGCCGGCGATTGGGGCGGCGGCCGCCTTCGGGATGGCCCTGGCTGCTCTGCGCAGCCCGGCGTCCGATCGGATAGGCCTGTTGCGGGATCTGGAGGCAGCGGCGGCCCTGCTCAAAGCCTCCCGGCCCACAGCGGTGAACCTGTTCTGGGCGGTGGATCGCATGCTCCGCCGCGCGACGGATGAGGGCCTGGAGGATCCCCAGGCGCTGCGGGAGGCGCTGGTGGCGGAGGCGATCCGCATTGCGGAAGAGGATGTGGAGACCAACCGCCGGATGGGCCAGTTCGGGGCGGCTCTGATCCGGGACGGCGACACCATCCTGCACCACTGCAACACCGGCGCCCTGGCCACGGTGGATTACGGCACCGCCCTGGGGGTGATCCGCACGGCCCACGAACAGGGGAAGCGCATCCACGTGCTGGTCGATGAGACGCGGCCGCGTTTACAGGGCGCCCGTCTGACCGCGTGGGAGCTGCTCCAGCTGGGCATCCCCTTCACCGTGATCGCCGACGGCGCGGCCGGCTATTACATGCGCAAGGGGAAGGTGAACATCGTCCTGGTGGGCGCCGACCGCATCGCCGCCAACGGCGACGTGGCCAACAAGGTCGGCACCTACACCCTGGCGGTCCTGGCGAAGGAACACGGGGTTCCCTTCTATGTGGTGGCCCCCACCTCCACCATCGATCCCCACACGCCGAACGGAGACGCCATTCCTATCGAGGAGCGGGATGAGCGGGAGGTGCTGGAGATCGAGGGCGTCCCCATCGCGCCCCGAGGGGCGCGGGCGGCCAACCCCGCCTTCGATGTCACGCCCGCCCGCTACATCACCGGGATCGTCACAGAGAGGGGAATCCTTTATCCGCCCTTCGATCTTCACATTCGGCGGGCCCTGGGCCTTGAATCGGAGGGGTGA